AGCCGATCAAGACACAAGTGTTTAAAGGTGCCGGGCTAGAGCCGGACTTCGCTCCCTAGAGCATGTAAAGGAACCCGTGCTCGAGACTATTATCCGGGTCGTTGCAGCGCCTTTGGCCTATCCACTTGGCGCCATGCCGGAAGTAAAGTGAGTGCGCCAAGGTCAGTTTCACATCCGACCAGATGAACATCCTGCGAAACCCCTGCGCCCTACTCCAATCGAGTGTGTGGAGAAACAGCTTGCTGCCGATTCCTTGGCCCCTCAAGCGGGCAAGCAGGTAGAGCCTCGCGAGCTCGCAGTCCGACTCGGTGTGCGCGTGGACCCCACACGTCGCAACCACTTGGCCATCCTGACGCAGCACCCAGAAAGCCCCACCCATGGCGGGGTAGTGCTCTTCGATGTGTTCCAAGTCGGCGTGGTAACCGCCGCTTTCCCATGTGAAACCGTATTCGTCGTACACCGTGCGGATCACGCGGATGACAGCGGGCGAGTCCTCGTTCCGCGCCGGCAGCAGTTCCAAAGCCATA
The Fimbriimonadia bacterium genome window above contains:
- a CDS encoding GNAT family N-acetyltransferase — its product is MALELLPARNEDSPAVIRVIRTVYDEYGFTWESGGYHADLEHIEEHYPAMGGAFWVLRQDGQVVATCGVHAHTESDCELARLYLLARLRGQGIGSKLFLHTLDWSRAQGFRRMFIWSDVKLTLAHSLYFRHGAKWIGQRRCNDPDNSLEHGFLYML